From the Paraflavitalea soli genome, the window TTATCCCGTCTTGTGTTACAGCATTGAGCAAGGACTCGTCTTTCAACCTTCCCTCATAGGTTTGTTCCTCTTTATCAAGAACTTCATGTTCATCACCGTTCTGTGTATCATGTTTGATATCAAGGACTATGCAGTAGATTACAACTACCAGCTCAAAACATTTGTAGTGAAGGTAGGCCTGCGCAAGACCATCTTCTATATCCTCATCCCCCTGTGTGTAATTGGCCTGGTCAGCTTCATCGCATTTGCCATCGCCCGCCATTTTCACATTATGAAAATAGCGCTCAACCTCATCCCCTTCATATCCCTCATTGCAGTCGCCTGGTCTATGCACCGGCGAAGACCCATTCTCTACTACCTTTTTATCATTGACGGCCTCATGCTGGTCAAAGCATTGTGTGGCTCCGTGGCCATGATCTTTTTTTAGCATAGATCAAATGATGGAGTGCAAAGCAACGGCCGGGTAAGGAACACTGTCAGCATTAAAACATCTTTATGAAACGGTATACTACCCACGCTGCCTGGCTTTTCATAGCCAGCCTGGTCTTTATTGCCTGTTCCAAAAATGGTTCCCGCCAACCGGAACTGACCGGTACCTGGAATTGGACGCTTACCAACGGGGGCATTGCTCCCATGCAGTCTACACCAGCTTCCACAGGCATCAGGAAGAGCTTAATAATTAACAGCGACAAGACCTTCAAAGTATATATAAACGATACCCTTCGTCTCACAGGAACTTATACCACAGAAACAGGAAGATGCATTCATGACCATACCAACAAACAGTTCTATAACTTTTCAAACTATATGTTTGCCTGCACGATAGAAAAGTTGACGGCCGATTCACTGATATTCGCAGAAGAAGCCTATGATGGATTAGGTTATTATTATACCAGGGTGTCTGGTAATTAATAATCAGCCCAATTAACCCACCCGGTAAACAGTAAATTTGACATTTATTTTAATCCATTAACAAACAATATCTTATACCGTAATTTCCGCAGTTTCACTAAGTAAGAACCCGTAAGAACCTGCACAATATTTCCGGTATTGATAACCGCCGATTATCTTTGTGTACAGTTACCCCTAAGTTCACAACAAGCCGGTGGCACCGGCTTTGCTTACGGAGTACCCTAATGATAGTTCTACAACCATGAGTCTTGGAAACAAAGTATTAAGTGCCAGGAAGAGTAAAGGCCTTACGCAGGAACAACTGGCAGAGAGAGCAACGATCACCGTACGCACTGTTCAACGCATTGAAAGCAATGACAGCATCCCCCGTGATTATACCCTCAAAGCCATCGCTGCGGCGCTTAACATGCCTTTGGAAGAGTTCATTTCTGTAAGAACATGCCTCAGGGTCAGCAATGAACCCACCTTTTTACAAGAAGGCCGCCCGGCCGAACGCCAGGAAAGCTGCCACTTTCTCCAGCTACTCAACCTGTCTGCCTTTGCTTATCTCGTAGTGCCTTTTATACATTTCCTTATTCCCATCTTCCTGTTGAAGAAAAGAAAAGAAAAGGATAATACCCTCCAAACCACTGGTCAGCGCATCATTCGCCAACAGATCTGGTGGACCGTCAGCACCCATTTTCTCCTCCTGTTAACCCTCATTTATAACCTGGTACAAGCCACCTGGTTCGAAAAAACCAACCTGCTCAACTACCTCTGGATCTTTGCAGGCATGTATGTACTCAACGCTTTCATCATCTTCTTTACCGCATTAAAGATCAGGCATACCAGCCGGGCCTCCTATATAAATAACTGATTATCATATAATGTCGGGCAAGTGTCGGGTCAATGACAGGCAGGTGTCGGCAGCTTTAAGGCGTCCATGAGGGTATCTTACACCTCATGAAAAAACAGTTATTACCCACCTGCCTGCTATTCCTTTTTCTATTCCAGTATACCCGGGCCCAGGTGCCTCCACCCATTCCGGCCAATCAATTGATATTCCCGGCAGGCACCCATATCCTGCCCCTCCAATGGAAAGGCGACAGCCTGCACAGCCAATGGGAGCCCCAGGCAGGCCTCCTGATCCCTGTTACCATTCCCGGCTGTCCCAAAACATGGTATATGCAGTTTGATACCGGCTCCCCCTATTCACTTTTTTATGGGGATAAGCTGCAGGCCATCTACCGGCGCTACCCATCTATGGCCAACCTTCGGCAAGTGGGCGATACCCTGACCAACTTTTCCTTTAAAGCCGGCCCCCTCCCCATCACCGCCAGGCAAATAGCCGTACAGTCATTCGACAGCAGTGGCATTGACTGGAGCAATAAACATAGCCTTCCCATTATTGGTACCCTGGGTACTGACCTGATTGACAATAAGGCCGTAGCCATCGATTATCGCCGCAAACAGTTGATCATAAGCGATAGCCTGCCTGTTGCTTACAGGAAAGCTCCGCCTGTCAGTTTCACCTACGCCATGCGCCGTATTTTATTGCCTGCCGTTATCAGGGGCCAAAAGACGATCCTGTATTTTGATTCCGGCTCCAGCGCTTTCGAACTGCTCACAAACAAAGCCACCTGCCTGCAACTGGCCATTGATACGGCTGCAGTTATTCAATATCCCGTACAGTCATGGGGTAAAACCTTAATAGCCAATACAGTCGCTACCAACGACAGCATCACCCTGGCAGGCAAAGCCATACCCATCCGCCGCATCACCTGGGTAGAAGGCGTTAATGACTCACAGGTAAGCCAGATGATGAAAATGGGAATAGGGGGCATGACTGGCAACAAGTTGTTTTTACACAATATATTGGTGTTGGATACACGCAGCAGGCAATTCAGGCTGTTTTGATGGGCAGGGCCATACAGGCATCAATCAAATTCAGTATATTTAAGCAAAGACAGTCACATGAGAAAGATAACTGCAGCGTTCTCCCTGCTGATAATAACTGCGTTTGCACAAGCCCAGGGTTTGGGCAGCGATGCCAGGTCAGCTGGCCGCCCTGTAGCCATGAGCCGCTTACCGGATATCCCCGACGATGAAACAGTGCGCATCAAATTCCTGAACCAGGAATGGGCACCCGGTAAGGTGACCTTTAAAAATGGCGCCCCCGACATGAAAGTGCCCCTCCTCTTTGATGAATTTGGAGAGAAGTTGTATTACCTGCAGGGTGGTACCACCATGGAATTCAACAATCCCATCGCTTCCTTCAAAATACTGCTGCTCATAAAAGGTGATAGCACTTATGTTACTTTCAGGAATGGGTTTGCGCCCATTCATAAAAACACCGGAGAAACATTTTACCAGGTGGTGGTTGATGGGAAATTTCAATTGCTGAAATGCAAGGCTAAGACCATCGCTCTTTACAAAGACGAAGTACCGGAGGAACAGCGGAAGGAATCCATTAAAGAATTGATGTATGCCGTATTTCCTGATGGGCAAATAGTGATCATCAAAAAAGACAAGGACTATCTCTACAACCTTCCGAAATACGGGGATACCATCCGGCAGTTGGCTGAGTCCAAAAAACTGAAGCTAAAGCAGGAAAAGGATATCGTAGAACTATTTGAATACCTCAATGAACAATAATACTGCCCAACAACTTCCCCAACTACACCTTTATTGAGTTAACAAATAAGTAGACATTTTGTAAATCAGTAATACCTGCTGCTGGCATCTCTTATGCATATACCGTTCTAAACATTCGTTATGGGCGATATACAAAACCTCAGCGATAAGGATGCTATTAAGAAAATGCAGGAGCTGGGCAGCGGAGAAACCTGCCTCTTTTGCACATTTGGAGAAGGGGAGGACGAAGACCTGCAATTCAGGCCTATGAGTACGTTGGCTATTGATGATAATGGCCATTGCTGGTTTTTCAGTGACCGGCGAAGTGCTAAAGACGAACAGATCGATGAGTATAATAAAGTATACCTCCTTTATTCCAACCCCGGCAAGCAAAACTATATGGCTATTGAGGGAAGTGCTATCGTGTCACGCGATCAGGCGAAGATCGATGAGTTATGGAACCCGATAGCCAAAGCCTGGTTTAAAGACGGCAAAGACGATCCATATATCAGTGTGATCGAAGTCACACCACACAAAGCACACTACTGGGATACCAAACACGGTAAAATGATCTCTTTCCTGAAAATACTGGCTGCTGCGGTAACCGGCAAAACCATGGATGATGGCGTGGAAGGAAAACTACAGGTGCCATAAAGTACTGATCCATACTTCTTTTTCATCATTCCACGCAACACATATAACCAAATCAGTACAGTCAACGTATTTTGTGAACACATCACTAAATCATAAAATACATGACCGGAAAATATGTAGCTGTATTGACCTTATTATTATTGATTTCGCTCGGATTATCCGCTAGCGTGACCGACACTTTCTACATTAAAGATGCCGCCCAAAAGCTCCTTCCCTCCGAAAGGAAGTACCTGCAATACACCGAGACCAGGGATGGGCTGATCCAATTTGGTTCCATACTGACCCGCTCGATCCAAAAAACCAAATATGGTCCACAGGATGTCTTCCTGGTGATACAAACCTATCAAGGCCCCAAAGACATTAACAGAGATTCCAGCTATTGTGATCTGCATACTCTACTTCCTCTGGCCTATCACACCAACATACAATCAGACCAATACCAGGAAAAGGTCATATTCTCCAATGGCAAAATAGATAATACCATTACCTTTAGGGACAGCACACAGCAGTTTACAAAACCTGCTACTGGTTTTTACAATAGTGTAACAACCGATGAATTGATCACCCTGCTGCCCTTACAGGAAAAGAAGCAGTTTATTTTTAAGAATGTAAATACCGGCTTACACTATTTTGAATATGCCACAGTGGTAGAAGTGGAAGGAAAAGAAGAGATCAATTTACCGGCATCGGGGAAAGCGATGTGCTGGAGATTGCGCGTAACCACCGGAAGTACTTACACCATTCAATGGTACACTATCAAAGGGCAGCAGCAGTTAAAGAAAAAGTTCATTCTTAAAAACGGCAATGCATTTATCAGGGTGGCCATGATAGCCTGATAAAGGCACTCAAAATCATTGGTCTATGCAACCCAGGAAAGAAATATTACCGGCAGTTGCCGCCATAATTTTCAACAACAAAGGAGAGGTACTATTACAGCGCCGCAGGGATGTAGGCACCTGGGGTGTTATATCGGGCCATGTGGAATTTGGAGAAAGTGTAACAGAGGCCATCCTCCGCGAAGTACAGGAAGAAACAGACACCACAGCTTCCATTAAAAGGCTGATAGGTATTTATTCATCCCCCCTGTCACAAACCTATCAATACACCGGCAGAACCGTTCAATACGTAACCTCTTACTT encodes:
- a CDS encoding helix-turn-helix domain-containing protein, whose translation is MSLGNKVLSARKSKGLTQEQLAERATITVRTVQRIESNDSIPRDYTLKAIAAALNMPLEEFISVRTCLRVSNEPTFLQEGRPAERQESCHFLQLLNLSAFAYLVVPFIHFLIPIFLLKKRKEKDNTLQTTGQRIIRQQIWWTVSTHFLLLLTLIYNLVQATWFEKTNLLNYLWIFAGMYVLNAFIIFFTALKIRHTSRASYINN
- a CDS encoding pyridoxamine 5'-phosphate oxidase family protein codes for the protein MGDIQNLSDKDAIKKMQELGSGETCLFCTFGEGEDEDLQFRPMSTLAIDDNGHCWFFSDRRSAKDEQIDEYNKVYLLYSNPGKQNYMAIEGSAIVSRDQAKIDELWNPIAKAWFKDGKDDPYISVIEVTPHKAHYWDTKHGKMISFLKILAAAVTGKTMDDGVEGKLQVP
- a CDS encoding DUF3108 domain-containing protein, producing the protein MTGKYVAVLTLLLLISLGLSASVTDTFYIKDAAQKLLPSERKYLQYTETRDGLIQFGSILTRSIQKTKYGPQDVFLVIQTYQGPKDINRDSSYCDLHTLLPLAYHTNIQSDQYQEKVIFSNGKIDNTITFRDSTQQFTKPATGFYNSVTTDELITLLPLQEKKQFIFKNVNTGLHYFEYATVVEVEGKEEINLPASGKAMCWRLRVTTGSTYTIQWYTIKGQQQLKKKFILKNGNAFIRVAMIA
- a CDS encoding NUDIX domain-containing protein, translated to MQPRKEILPAVAAIIFNNKGEVLLQRRRDVGTWGVISGHVEFGESVTEAILREVQEETDTTASIKRLIGIYSSPLSQTYQYTGRTVQYVTSYFEVDLLADIPPHFSNEETAELRYFPTDAIPAELALVNPYWLQDAMNTQAGPFMR